In Dromiciops gliroides isolate mDroGli1 chromosome 4, mDroGli1.pri, whole genome shotgun sequence, one DNA window encodes the following:
- the LOC122755752 gene encoding leydig cell tumor 10 kDa protein homolog has translation MAQGKQKFQARRPAKKALVAAASSACPGPKKGGRVIAPQKAQVIQQRKLKKDLEVGIRKKIEHEVMMKASTSLPKKLALLKAPEKGAKKKESGGKN, from the coding sequence ATGGCTCAAGGGAAGCAGAAGTTTCAGGCCCGGAGGCCTGCCAAGAAGGCATTGGTGGCGGCTGCTTCTTCGGCCTGCCCGGGCCCTAAGAAAGGCGGGCGAGTAATAGCCCCCCAAAAGGCCCAGGTGATCCAGCAGCGGAAACTAAAGAAGGACCTGGAGGTTGGCATCCGAAAGAAGATTGAACATGAGGTTATGATGAAAGCCAGCACCAGCTTGCCCAAGAAACTGGCCCTGCTGAAGGCCCCAGAGAAGGGGGCCAAGAAAAAGGAATCTGGTGgcaagaattaa